CATAGAATTTGCCCGACGAGGAGAGTAAGTGTCTCCGTGACAGTGGGGGGAAGTAGTTTAACCCTTTGTTTTTCTAATCTTTGTTTTCTCCGTAGAGCGTTTCTGGTGAACACTTCCGACCGTGTCATACGCGTGTACGACTCCAAGGAGGTGGTGACGTGCGGGAAGGACGGCGAACCGGAACCGATACAGAAGCTGCAAGATCTTGTAAACAAGTACGTATACGGTTGccattttcaagcaagcaaaTAACCACTATTGATCACTGCTCTTCACTATTCGCTATAGAACCACGTGGAAAAAGTGTTGCTTTTCGGGCGACGGTGAGTACATCTGTGCCGGAAGTGCTCGTCAGCACGCCCTCTACGTCTGGGAAAAATCGATCGGCAATCTCGTTAAGATCCTGCACGGTACCAAGggcgagctgctgctcgacGTGGTCTGGCATCCGGTGCGGCCAATCATTGCCAGCATCAGCTCCGGGCTGGTGTCGATCTGGGCCCAGAACCAGGTGGAAAACTGGTCCGCTTTTGCGCCCGATTTTAAGGAGCTGGACGAGAACGTCGAGTACGAGGAGCGAGAGTCGGAGTTTGACATTACCGACGAGGACAAATCGGTCGACCTGGCGGCGGAATCGAAACAGGACGAGGAGGTGGAGGTGGACGTCGTGTCGGCGGAGCCGATTGCCGCCTTCTGCAGCTCCGACGAGGAGTACGAGGATGAGCATGCGCTTCAGTTTCTGCCGATGGCGCCGGAGGTGGAAGACCCGGAGGATGGCTGGGGCTCGCAGGACAATGACACGCTTGGGGGAGGTGGAGGCGCTGCAGGTTTCGGTGCTTCGGTAGGAGcgctcggtggtggtggcggtgccggTAGTGGTGGAGGTGGGTCGGATTCGATGAAGGAAAACGAACCTTCGATGAAGAAGCGCAAAACGAGCCAGTACGAGATAGCACTGGACAATGCACCGATCGACGACGTGCATCCGTTGCTGcagaacaaaacgaacaaagaCAAACAGTCGACCACGAGCAAGAAAGCAGCCGGACGTCCGCGGAAATGAACGTCGGGCTTTGGGAATAATGCCGTTGCCGAGTGTTTGTTGGTCGTGAAAATGTAAAgtgcaaaaaatggaaaatacaTCTTTTTAAATCCCAATCATCAATTGCACAGTTTGAATATCCCCTCAGCTTACGCCGATACAGAACGTATTCTGAATGTTGTTTGTTACTTAGGCCAACCTACACAAAACGATAGTGCTGAACCCGATCTAGGCCTTGGAACAGTTTCCCTTCCTGCTTTGGTTTAGAAATTGATCATTATTCTAGAATCAATTTTGCTTTAGATCCTGGACCTATTGCGAGCGTACACACGTGCCGCCCTAAACACCCaaagtcatacaaaatcatggAAAAGTCTGCTCCATCGCGTTGCAGCGTCCACCCGACGATTACCATACCGAACCGAATAGTCGTGTTCTTtaagcatgtgtgtgtatttggtaGCAGCAGTTGAACTGCTTACCTGCCGTATGCTGCTGTGATACCGAGACGCATAGACAACGCATCTagaggacatgtgtagccgtgGGAAAACTTTTAtgtgtctcttttgccttgtccttCCCTTC
This genomic interval from Anopheles merus strain MAF chromosome 3L, AmerM5.1, whole genome shotgun sequence contains the following:
- the LOC121600223 gene encoding retinoblastoma-binding protein 5 homolog — its product is MNLELLESFGQNYPEEFDGSLDCISLAVTCAFNKYGTLLAVGCNDGRVVIWDFLTRGIAKIISAHVHPVCSLCWSRNGHKLLSASTDNNVCIWDVLSGDCEQKYRFPSPILKVQFHPRNDNKFLVCPMRYAAILVDVGGKHECLPLDNDGDLNIVAAFDRRGEHIYTGNAKGKILVLNANTLEIVASFKIVLGSSSVTAVKSIEFARRGEAFLVNTSDRVIRVYDSKEVVTCGKDGEPEPIQKLQDLVNKTTWKKCCFSGDGEYICAGSARQHALYVWEKSIGNLVKILHGTKGELLLDVVWHPVRPIIASISSGLVSIWAQNQVENWSAFAPDFKELDENVEYEERESEFDITDEDKSVDLAAESKQDEEVEVDVVSAEPIAAFCSSDEEYEDEHALQFLPMAPEVEDPEDGWGSQDNDTLGGGGGAAGFGASVGALGGGGGAGSGGGGSDSMKENEPSMKKRKTSQYEIALDNAPIDDVHPLLQNKTNKDKQSTTSKKAAGRPRK